TTTGGTCGTGAAAAATTTCTTTTGTGTTTAGCATCCCGATAATATCATCTTTATCTTTTTCAATAATCGGATAACGTGTATATTTTTCAGATGCCACGATATCCATATTTTCTTCTAATGTATTTTCGGTAGATAAACAAACCATTTCTGTGCGAGGTACCATAATTTCTTTGGCAACACGATCATCAAATTCGAAAATATTGTTTACATATTTGTATTCAGTTTGATTAATTTCACCACTTTTAAAGCTTTCACCTAAAATAAGTCGTAATTCTTCTTCTGAGTGAGCAAGTTCATTTTCTTTTGCTGGTTCTAAGCCGAATAGTTTTGTAAAGAATACGGCTGTACTATTAAGTGACCAAATGAAAGGATACATGATTTTATCAAACCAAATGAGTGGTTTGGCAAATTTTAATGTAATAGCCTCCGCTTTTTGAATTGCAAAAGATTTTGGAACAAGTTCCCCCAATACAACATGGAAAAAAGTGATGACACTAAATGCAATGATAAACGATAGCGTATTAGCCATTGCTCCAGTAATATTTATTTTTTCAAATAGTGGTCGTAGTAAGTGTTCAACAGTTGGTTCACCAAGCCAACCAAGGCCTAAAGACGTGATAGTAATACCAAGCTGACAGGCTGATAAGTATACATCTAAGTTAGAAACAACGCTTCTGGCAGCTAATGCTTGCTTATTTCCTTCATTTGCAAGCTGATCAATTCTACTTTTTCGTACTTTTACAACCGCAAATTCAGATGCGACGAAAAAGCCAGAAATGAGAATAAGTACAAAAATGAGAAAAATATTTAATATGTCCAAGTGTGTTCTCTACTCCGAAGTTGGAATAAAGATGTCACCTCCTGCAAGTATGTTATACTTTTATAATAAATCGAAATGAAAATAATAGTCAAAGGAAATGAGTAAATATTGGAATG
This sequence is a window from Bacillus pseudomycoides DSM 12442. Protein-coding genes within it:
- a CDS encoding hemolysin family protein; the encoded protein is MDILNIFLIFVLILISGFFVASEFAVVKVRKSRIDQLANEGNKQALAARSVVSNLDVYLSACQLGITITSLGLGWLGEPTVEHLLRPLFEKINITGAMANTLSFIIAFSVITFFHVVLGELVPKSFAIQKAEAITLKFAKPLIWFDKIMYPFIWSLNSTAVFFTKLFGLEPAKENELAHSEEELRLILGESFKSGEINQTEYKYVNNIFEFDDRVAKEIMVPRTEMVCLSTENTLEENMDIVASEKYTRYPIIEKDKDDIIGMLNTKEIFHDQTKGIQKPLEAYIHPVLTVFETVPIRKTLIHLQKNRVQMAIVVDEYGGTAGLLTMEDIIEEIIGEIQDEFDADESPMIEKRTPKLTVLDGKVLISEVNDIFGLHIDDSDLDTIGGWLLSQAIDLNIEVGYSIEYAGFQFKALELDGHQIKKVAVHKLDSKKEI